A stretch of the Ornithodoros turicata isolate Travis chromosome 4, ASM3712646v1, whole genome shotgun sequence genome encodes the following:
- the LOC135393569 gene encoding putative chitinase 2, with protein MLDPMYFENYGEPVDFEVNEKEKENVLVPNYVVNIFSAIAVLATCAIVSKVAVNSFSRIHHAKRDVAATNDSSSSLLIRLDTPQDLNPDLIHPDWREILPSPRPIFCFVNREGFIRLPPDHIELASFPGYYCTHMIHKSLLWSNDTFELYADAIDDAILRQLTSVRHSLYPHWNVLANAFVGKNGSSKLQDPALFINLRTWLQVRNLDGVNLDFDQGFFEDDPRAAAQTALRFFANVKKSSLWSNITVTVTIPHNAAVILADGLTEYVSYVFIKTHGLLSDFNGKTQLAAPLDDISLIHHVSSARTVMSVLNGLEKYLNKKTCFTVAVSGISFTLSDPRHSSVGAAVDQSPPTMVSFSDVCSDGPGRKKVVEDDAVYSVTGTNWVTHEDQFTVFEKVAKILRHWEFMCIGVMDVDLDDVRGSCGRVFPLLQRIYETSYILRYY; from the exons ATGTTGGATCCAATGTACTTCGAGAACTACGGGGAGCCCGTCGACTTCGAGGTGAAcgagaaggagaaagaaaacgtgCTTGTCCCCAACTACGTGGTCAACATCTTCAGTGCCATCGCCGTCCTTGCCACCTGTGCCATTGTATCAAAGGTTGCCGTCAATTCCTTTTCTAGGATTCATCATGCCAAAAG AGACGTTGCCGCTACCAACGACAGCTCTTCCAGCCTTCTTATTCGACTGGACACACCGCAGGATCTGAACCCAGACTTGATCCACCCTGATTGGCGTGAAATCCTCCCGAGCCCTCGGCCCATCTTCTGCTTCGTGAACCGCGAAGGTTTCATTCGTCTCCCACCTGACCACATCGAGCTTGCAAGCTTTCCAGGCTACTACTGCACGCACATGATCCACAAATCACTTTTATGGAGCAATGACACTTTTGAACTTTACGCAGACGCCATCGACGATGCCATCCTAAGACAGTTAACGAGTGTTCGCCACTCTCTCTACCCTCATTGGAATGTTCTCGCCAACGCTTTCGTCGGTAAGAACGGCTCGTCCAAGCTACAAGATCCGGCACTATTCATAAATCTTCGTACCTGGCTGCAAGTTCGAAACCTTGATGGCGTTAACTTGGATTTCGACCAAGGTTTTTTCGAGGATGACCCAAGAGCAGCAGCGCAGACAGCATTACGGTTTTTCGCAAACGTCAAGAAGAGTAGCCTGTGGTCAAACATAACCGTCACAGTTACGATACCACACAATGCTGCTGTCATCCTAGCGGACGGCTTGACAGAGTACGTAAGCTACGTCTTCATCAAAACTCACGGACTTCTCTCCGACTTCAATGGAAAAACCCAACTGGCTGCTCCTCTAGATGATATCAGTTTAATTCACCACGTTTCAAGTGCTAGGACAGTCATGTCGGTTCTAAACGGCTTGGAAAAGTACCTAAATAAGAAGACCTGTTTTACGGTGGCAGTGTCTGGCATATCTTTTACGTTGTCGGACCCGAGGCACTCTTCCGTTGGGGCAGCCGTTGATCAGTCACCGCCTACAATGGTGTCATTTTCCGATGTGTGCAGTGACGGTCCTGGTAGAAAAAAGGTGGTTGAAGACGATGCCGTCTATTCTGTGACAGGAACCAATTGGGTGACTCACGAGGATCAGTTCACGGTGTTTGAGAAAGTCGCAAAGATTCTGCGTCATTGGGAGTTCATGTGCATAGGTGTGATGGATGTTGACTTGGATGATGTGAGAGGATCCTGCGGGAGAGTATTTCCTCTCTTGCAGAGGATTTATGAAACATCTTATATTTTGAGGTATTATTGA
- the LOC135393568 gene encoding alpha-L-fucosidase-like → MLRLTLALVVLLICDKPVTGASPFGTNIEYYARWDHLDTRPVPAWYDQAKVGILLYWGVFSVPSFGSEWLWYHWNGRQNSLFSEFMNAHYRPNFTYQAFAPEFTCEFYNPDRWVDIVQKSGAKYVIFTAKHFEGYTLWPSKRSWNWNSVDVGPRRDLLGEFAHAVKTTTGLKFGIYYSLYEWFNPLFLDDRENNFKTDAFVTTKVIPELYELVKKYEPEVVWADGDWEAPDSYWDSTRFLAWLYTNSTVKENVVTNDRWGKGLWCKHGDFRNCKDGHNPRVLQKRKFENVMNLDKPSWGYRRNAQLKDFISDHVLIKTLIETVSCGGNILITLGPTHDGRIPAIFEERLITLGKWLATVGEAIYGTRPWEFQNDTVTGDVWYTASGAADANGTPEVVYAFLLEWPASGLLRLGALTPGTTTEMTLLGNSLKLSWKVVGNRIVIVNLPPPPIAISTKVEAWVIKISKPAPRSNGQTKF, encoded by the exons ATGTTACGGTTAACTCTTGCACTGGTGGTATTGTTAATTTGCGATAAGCCTGTGACTGGAGCCTCACCCTTTGGGACAAACATAGAATATTATGCACGTTGGGACCACTTGGATACGAGACCAGTGCCTGCATGGTATGACCAAGCAAAG GTGGGCATCCTACTCTACTGGGGCGTGTTCTCCGTGCCAAGCTTCGGCTCAGAATGGCTATGGTATCATTGGAACGGCCGACAAAATAGCCTCTTTTCTGAATTCATGAACGCCCACTATCGGCCTAACTTCACGTATCAAGCATTTGCTCCCGAATTCACGTGCGAGTTCTACAACCCAGACAGATGGGTTGACATCGTCCAGAAATCGGGAGCTAA GTACGTCATTTTTACGGCAAAACACTTCGAAGGTTACACATTATGGCCCTCGAAAAGATCCTGGAATTGGAACAGCGTCGATGTTGGGCCACGAAGAGATCTCTTGG GCGAATTCGCACACGCAGTGAAGACAACAACGGGACTCAAGTTTGGCATTTATTATTCCCTCTACGAATGGTTCAATccgttgtttctggacgacagAGAGAACAACTTCAAGACGGACGCTTTCGTAACT ACAAAAGTGATCCCGGAACTGTACGAACTGGTGAAGAAATACGAGCCGGAAGTTGTCTGGGCAGATGGTGACTGGGAGGCACCTGACAGTTACTGGGATAGCACCAGATTCCTCGCCTGGCTCTACACGAACAG CACCGTCAAGGAGAACGTGGTAACCAATGACCGCTGGGGTAAAGGACTATGGTGCAAACACGGTGACTTCAGAAACTGCAAGGATGGTCACAATCCAA GGGTGCTTCAGAAGAGAAAGTTCGAAAACGTCATGAACCTGGACAAGCCATCGTGGGGATACAGACGTAATGCTCAGCTGAAAGATTTCATCTCGGATCATGTTCTCATTAAGACACTCATCGAAACTGTAAG TTGTGGAGGCAACATCCTCATCACCTTGGGTCCAACTCATGATGGCCGCATCCCGGCCATTTTCGAAGAACGTCTCATAACCCTGGGAAAGTGGCTAGCCACAGTCGGAGAGGCCATCTACGGTACAAGGCCTTGGGAGTTCCAAAACGACACAGTAACTGGAGACGTCTG GTACACTGCAAGTGGTGCTGCTGATGCCAACGGTACGCCGGAAGTGGTGTACGCCTTTCTGCTTGAGTGGCCAGCGAGCGGCTTGTTACGATTAGGAGCTCTCACTCCAGGCACTACCACTGAGATGACCCTGCTCGGAAATTCGCTCAAGCTGTCATGGAAAGTGGTGGGAAATCGCATCGTCATCGTCAACCTCCCACCGCCACCTATCGCTATTTCTACCAAAGTAGAAGCGTGGGTAATCAAGATTAGCAAGCCTGCTCCGCGCTCAAACGGCCAAACAAAATTTTAG
- the LOC135392597 gene encoding ras-related protein Rap1-like, whose protein sequence is MPIFRSPIFTMPTWCSPRLVNRRPSHAQIKNNQNANSTNENNAPNVLRIAVMGGARVGKSTLIHQFLFERTPSQYESTVEELYRSQYDGNLTLEVLDTSGTFQFPAMRRLAISTADAFILVYALNDVTTFDEVRDLREAIACARPNAPVIVVGNKLDLSSSRHLQREITETVVCVDWECSYVECAAVVGANVMDVFKELMNRFQVQAVSNPQRRRRRSLPTIAMSNKAMQTYTQDSKRNSCILS, encoded by the exons ATGCCGATTTTCCG GTCCCCAATCTTCACCATGCCTACTTGGTGCTCACCTCGCCTCGTGAACCGCCGCCCATCACATGCACAGATTAAGAACAACCAGAACGCAAACTCCACAAACGAAAACAATGCACCCAATGTTCTTCGTATTGCCGTCATGGGCGGTGCTCGCGTCGGAAAGTCAACCTTGATCCACCAGTTCCTGTTTGAACGGACGCCGTCCCAGTATGAATCTACCGTCGAAGAACTGTACCGTTCCCAATACGACGGTAACCTCACATTGGAAGTACTGGATACGAGCGGTACGTTCCAATTTCCAGCTATGCGACGGCTCGCAATCTCTACCGCTGATGCCTTCATCTTGGTTTACGCCTTGAACGACGTCACTACTTTCGACGAGGTTCGTGACCTACGTGAGGCTATCGCTTGTGCTAGGCCCAACGCGCCCGTCATCGTCGTCGGGAATAAGTTGGACCTGTCATCGTCGCGTCACCTGCAACGTGAAATAACGGAAACGGTCGTGTGCGTGGACTGGGAGTGTTCGTACGTTGAGTGTGCTGCCGTCGTTGGTGCAAACGTAATGGACGTCTTCAAAGAACTCATGAATCGATTTCAGGTCCAGGCGGTCAGCAACCCGCAGAGACGACGCAGGAGGTCGCTGCCTACAATTGCCATGTCCAATAAGGCTATGCAGACATACACTCAAGATTCCAAACGTAATAGCTGCATTTTGTCTTGA